aagaaagcccacctgatcaCGGTCTGACGATATAGGTAACTCTGAACTATTGCTTCACTCTTTTTCTTGTATCCGACCTTCAGTACAAATAATTAACTAAacaaataatgagaaaataatgtGGACTTGATTTAAAGAATATTTATGTGGGTCTTAAGGTGATAGTTCTATTGAAATTTACAGTATTTAGACTGGCAAACTTACCAACAAAAACCAACATATCACCTAAACAAAGACTTAAATTGCGATAATCATAACTCcagcgttaatcataactctactcacactaatttaataaataactattaacttaaaaaataatataagttCCTTTTTTTCTCTAAAGAACCTATAAGATGGTGTCGAGCGATCCTTTTTGTTATGTTAAATGTATATACTGAAACACATGTCTTGAACATGCTTCTCAAGTCAGTCATTCCGCTATGAGCATTTGTCTGTTTAGAAATCACAATAGGTCTCCCTATTGTGATCTTCATATGTAAATTACACCTTCTAGTTCGTTGTGCCTTTTCAAGTTATCAAGAATGACTCTTTTATATGTTTGAGTTTTCTTGTAGTTCAGAGCAAACTTTCGATCCACTATAATGGATTaatcattttctttctttctgctTCTTAATTTCCTCCCTTGCTCATGATTCTCGGATTAGCCATCCTTAGTTAAGCATGATCCTGACATTGGTGCATGCCTAGAGTTTTATTTACCGAATACTATTATGTCGAGCTTAAGACCTTATGTTTAAACTAATAATATACTCCTTCTGTCCTTAATTATAAAAAGTagtattcatttataaatgacatGGATTTTAATAATGTAGTTGAATATAttgtgagtttttttttaaaatttcaagacgtattgttaggtcccgggggtctcgaataggtgtatggggggggatacacctatgggctatttttctttttctcaaagtgagggatctcaagatagagatctaaacgaaactttacacgcaaacagtgacgcctgttgactgaaaacagttttgaccaaacatggttgacgactgatactgaaagctcttcagtaaggagttgtcagttaagttgctgaaacttaactgatgcacttatgggcttcagtcgagtttgctaaaacagagatgataacactcttcctgactatcaaaagatagatcagtcagattgatatcatacgcagtggaaattaaacttagtttcgcaatagcctcggttgagcacggtgttggtcttaggtttctctttgcagttattcagtattcagtttatcaattgaaacaacacaagtaggaaagtaaaactgaaagttgtaaacaacacagagacttttacgtggtttggaaaaaccctttcctacatccacggtcggttgatcagaccaacaattcactccgcaagtgcttaacaggtgcactgcaaaccaaaccgtgtgcttgccgggtgcacacaaccgtaccactgaagaaaaccattcttcagtacccacacttcactcgtgtcggatttctcttgcttagcacaacctgcgctaagactctcagagtcagggtacctttctgaactccgaatcactcaaacactcaaatctttctgtctgaaaggaggtttgaacgagtgccaactatactgcaaagaacaagttctttgtagcaagtttgaccttggcttttgggtaacagaggtttgcctaaggtctaagagaatgtgtgtaatcagcagtgactgattttggctttggaattatcttctttgattcaagttttggggaggttaagctttaggctgagtagcgattttggcagagcttcagcttatgtcgttgaatcggtgaagattgaagtgatcctcgagcgctatttgtaggagaactcttgaatagatctgttggcgtagaacgtcctcaagatttcttccattggagagcaattcgaatttgggttgaggcttcaatcttcgaggttccttgtctggtggaaacgatctcttgagggacaggagatgtgacgtctctgataaagtagccaccaaataggaattacctctgcagagataagatcctgagatctctgcatttaatgcggctgtacttttgtgagtacgtggcttcctttgaacgttggaagatcagtccgaggaagaatgaacaactgatacttgactttagtatcagtccgttgagtccacgtggcacgcattaagtaattagttctgaactgattcttcaactgatacttcaattggtatcttcagtcttcagtcttcagtccttcgtccttcagtcttcagtcttcagaaccgcaagctacactagaaacgaactctaacacttgagttcaaaacagttctagtctattacaattataacctatggattttggtatcatcaaaacaaggattatgatattccacaaggttcccaacaggtatctaatatataatcaaataagtaatcCGCACACAGGCaagacctctacaccacacaaaagtGAGAAAACAACCGAACGCAGACGGAACCGTTACCCACACAAGATGGGAACACTACTcacacaaaagtggaaaaactaCCGGCATGCAGGAGGGATTGAACCAATACCTCTTACAAAGAAGAATATTGTTTTGGTGCCTCTactttgccactagagcaaTGTCTCATTGGCGTTGAATATATTGCGAGTGAGTAAGGGTCtcactttattgtgagtggaaattttaccaaaaatagatggaatacattttatgagaaCGGACAAAAATGGAAAATTGAATACTACAATTTAtaaggatggagggagtattttcttttaaaatatattgTATTCGTGTTAACAtgatatattttcttataacatttaattaattaaactttagaTGAAATCCGTTAGCACCAAGAATTCCTAAAATTATGAACATACGTACAAATATAAAAGCTGCAACTAAATGAAGTAAAACGAAACATAAGAAGAAAAGACGCATAatcaaatgtataaaatatGCAAACATATCTTCTTCGGCATGTTATTTTATTACACGATACAAGGTAAGAATAGCCTTATTTTATAAGGAATATATTAGGAAAGATGGAAGTACGCATTGTACATAGAAACCTCGAATGATATGTTGACTACGTAAGAGCAAGGGGCCTCTAACCAACGGTAGGAACCTGATCGACTATGCCATTGGCGTCTACAAACACCAAAACTCTATCACAAAAGATAGCCGGAAGATATACTGTTTCTGGTGTGATTAGAACTGCATTCACCGATGGGTTCTCCTTTTCGATAGTAGCCACCGCCACATCTCCGGCTACCCCCACAAGCTCCGGCCACGAGCTCTTTCCAACATCTGCATCAAAATATCAATTATTTTATGTTCTACAATAGCGAAATTTTCCAATAGTGACATGAGTTCTGAAGAATTGTACGTCACTCTAAAAAGTGTCGCTAAATAGAATTGTAACATCTTGTGATGAGTAACTATCATGCGTATCACAAATTATAGCGACATTTGACGGTGTGTATCAATATTTGTAAGTAAGTAAGTAACAAAATTTTGCTTGTGTTTTTATTTGTGaatatatgtgtatatgtaaattaaattttgttgAACAGAATGTAACTAAAATTATGATGCTACTAGCTGTTTTGTGCAGTGTTGTACCCTACCAACAAAgaggtgtttggctaagcttactttaaagaacttataagctcttgaagtttataagatgtaatttttaagaatttataaattgtcaaaaattttggataattgagcttataagcgaGGAAGACAATTTTTAGTTAGAAAGAGAAATTTTTTGTAAGAGAGAGAATAAAAAAGAGATCATGAAAtaagaatgatatatgatgaaaataaaaaatcatagttgagCTATTTTTGTAAAGTGAGTGTTgtttataagataatgagaaaataatttggggtagaggaacttattttttagagaggttataagctcttagagctaatttttagagcttataagttgtttaggaacttattttgtcaaatacaTTGAAGAAActttataagctcctaaataacttataaagttgttttaaagagcttataatccctcttaaaataaaaaagagctTATAATCTCAGCCAAACATACTGTAAGTCATCACCACATTGTTTACAATAGCTCAAAACACGAATTTCATGAAATCACAACATGAGACTTTTGTTACGTACCTGGGCAAAATTCAGACATCTCTATCTCTCTTGTTTGTAATGTATAGTATATGTGATGGAGTTGCATGGTTTGTGCAGATCGaaggtatttatagaagaaaaGATGATGATGTTTCTTGTCGTGTGATTTTTGAAGATGTATCAAAGTCTTGTGTTTATTAAAGAAGGTAGAAAAGTAAAAGGGATGAAACGCAGCTGACAAGGACTTATCCGGATCGGAATGAGATTCAATGTACCATATtttatgtcccactttcaattttgtttaattttttatatatattttcttcaatttcaattttatatgctttagtttaattttgtgattattaactagggtttattccatcaatctagagtatataattattttttatcatttaatttcacttttattagctaataataggttgataaattcaaagtgatggtatataatttttaaaaaatttaattttttaaaataaaatattaaatataattcatatataataaattttatttttataaaaaatatttttaaaataatatataagcatgggacacagtggcacacataagATTGTGGGACATTGGATCTCATCCATCCGGATCATGGGACCAAAAACTATCTatggaaattaattttaaattaataaattaaaataagagtttgttgaatgttttgaaaATGTCAATGATATTTAGGCAATAAAGCGGAATTCTCCGTTTTACGTATGTACGTTT
The sequence above is drawn from the Salvia miltiorrhiza cultivar Shanhuang (shh) unplaced genomic scaffold, IMPLAD_Smil_shh original_scaffold_386, whole genome shotgun sequence genome and encodes:
- the LOC131004385 gene encoding inhibitor of trypsin and hageman factor-like; its protein translation is MQLHHIYYTLQTREIEMSEFCPDVGKSSWPELVGVAGDVAVATIEKENPSVNAVLITPETVYLPAIFCDRVLVFVDANGIVDQVPTVG